A stretch of Alligator mississippiensis isolate rAllMis1 chromosome 14, rAllMis1, whole genome shotgun sequence DNA encodes these proteins:
- the ZNHIT3 gene encoding zinc finger HIT domain-containing protein 3 isoform X2: protein MAAGGCGGCGAAVAKYRCPRCREPYCSVPCCRQHKGNSWSVEDILTDSDEQDRVPLQKLKRLGESEELKDLLRNPHLRQLLVAVDQAEERNSLMKRYMQEPLFVEFVDCCLRIVEPPEKENILPE, encoded by the exons ATGGCGGCGGGCGGGTGCGGCGGGTGCGGGGCGGCCGTCGCCAAGTACCGCTGCCCGCGCTGCCGCGAGCCCTA CTGCTCcgtgccctgctgcaggcagcacaaaG GAAACTCTTGGTCTGTAGAGGACATCCTGACAGACAGCGATGAGCAGGATCGAGTCCCACTGCAGAAACTCAAACGTTTAG GAGAATCGGAAGAATTGAAAGATTTACTAAGGAACCCGCATCTCAGGCAATTGCTCGTAGCTGTAGATCAAGCAGAAGAGAGGAATTCTCTAATGAAAAGGTATATGCAAGAGCCCTTGTTTGTGGAGTTTGTGGACTGCTGTTTGAGAATCGTCGAGCCTCCAGAGAAAGAGAACATACTTCCGGAGTGA
- the ZNHIT3 gene encoding zinc finger HIT domain-containing protein 3 isoform X1, with amino-acid sequence MAAGGCGGCGAAVAKYRCPRCREPYCSVPCCRQHKERCAAPRHSPPASRPPGAATAHTPGNSWSVEDILTDSDEQDRVPLQKLKRLGESEELKDLLRNPHLRQLLVAVDQAEERNSLMKRYMQEPLFVEFVDCCLRIVEPPEKENILPE; translated from the exons ATGGCGGCGGGCGGGTGCGGCGGGTGCGGGGCGGCCGTCGCCAAGTACCGCTGCCCGCGCTGCCGCGAGCCCTA CTGCTCcgtgccctgctgcaggcagcacaaaG AGCGGTGCGCCGCCCCACGCCACAGCCCGCCCGCCTCCCGCCCGCCGGGCGCCGCGACGGCGCACACCCCAG GAAACTCTTGGTCTGTAGAGGACATCCTGACAGACAGCGATGAGCAGGATCGAGTCCCACTGCAGAAACTCAAACGTTTAG GAGAATCGGAAGAATTGAAAGATTTACTAAGGAACCCGCATCTCAGGCAATTGCTCGTAGCTGTAGATCAAGCAGAAGAGAGGAATTCTCTAATGAAAAGGTATATGCAAGAGCCCTTGTTTGTGGAGTTTGTGGACTGCTGTTTGAGAATCGTCGAGCCTCCAGAGAAAGAGAACATACTTCCGGAGTGA